One window of the Gordonia westfalica genome contains the following:
- a CDS encoding sirohydrochlorin chelatase: MRENHVRLPHGDRLRGVSPVLVAHGTRNPHGVNVIAEIAEAVGARIGLTRTAFVDVLGPTPSEVIADLDRPAVLVPAFLASGYHVRKDLPEHVALAGRSDTVVTRALGPDPAIAAVARLRLAEAGWEPGDAVVLAAAGSSDESACAQVYLAARQLESLIGGRVEVGFITTAQPSVPEAIERARRSGRRVVVASYLLAPGLFHQRLETYGADAVAAPLGPDPRIVDLIVTRMRAAISPYRRTSVPRLV, translated from the coding sequence ATGCGAGAGAACCACGTACGGCTCCCGCACGGCGATCGCCTGCGCGGCGTCAGCCCGGTGCTGGTGGCTCACGGCACCCGGAACCCGCACGGCGTCAACGTTATCGCCGAGATCGCCGAGGCGGTCGGTGCGCGGATCGGGCTCACCCGCACCGCCTTCGTCGACGTTCTCGGACCGACTCCGAGCGAGGTGATCGCCGACCTCGACCGTCCGGCCGTGCTGGTGCCGGCCTTCCTGGCATCGGGTTACCACGTCCGCAAGGACCTCCCGGAGCACGTCGCGCTGGCGGGCCGCTCCGACACCGTCGTGACCCGGGCGCTCGGGCCGGACCCGGCGATCGCCGCGGTGGCCCGCCTGCGACTAGCCGAGGCCGGTTGGGAACCCGGCGACGCGGTCGTCCTCGCCGCCGCCGGATCGTCGGACGAAAGTGCCTGCGCCCAGGTGTATCTGGCTGCGCGGCAACTGGAATCGCTGATCGGTGGACGTGTGGAGGTCGGGTTCATCACCACCGCGCAGCCGTCCGTGCCCGAGGCGATCGAACGGGCGCGCCGCAGCGGCCGTCGCGTCGTGGTCGCCAGTTACCTGCTCGCGCCGGGACTGTTCCACCAGCGGCTCGAGACCTACGGCGCCGACGCGGTGGCCGCACCCCTCGGACCCGACCCGCGCATCGTCGACCTCATCGTCACGCGCATGCGTGCCGCGATCAGCCCGTACCGTCGTACATCGGTGCCGCGGCTCGTCTGA
- a CDS encoding MGMT family protein, whose product MAAITEEQVEAVRALVAAIPAGQVSTYGDLAGAAGLSSPRIVGWIMRTDTADLPWHRVVPASGRPAPHLATRQLERLAAEGVPISDGRIRLRECRWAIE is encoded by the coding sequence ATGGCTGCGATCACCGAGGAACAGGTCGAGGCCGTCCGCGCGCTGGTCGCCGCCATCCCGGCCGGGCAGGTGAGCACCTACGGCGACCTCGCCGGCGCGGCCGGGTTGTCCAGTCCCCGGATCGTCGGCTGGATCATGCGAACCGACACCGCCGACCTGCCCTGGCACCGCGTGGTGCCCGCGAGTGGCCGTCCCGCACCGCATCTCGCGACCCGCCAGCTCGAACGGCTTGCCGCCGAGGGAGTTCCGATCAGCGATGGACGAATCCGGTTGCGCGAGTGCCGGTGGGCGATCGAGTGA
- a CDS encoding alpha/beta fold hydrolase, translating to MTALNTYVFGGGSAESTPTVLAIHGLTGHGRRWEPLARHLSGVRIVAPDLIGHGSSPWRPPWSIEHHVRALSAVLDAHVPDGRPVVVGHSFGGALALHLATHRPDAVKGLVLLDPAQGLDPEFALQVATDSLDNWDYANADAARAAKRAEGWADVPDDILEAELAEHLIPRPHGRVGWRVSAPAAAASWSEMARPAVLPPPGVPTHIVVADQVQPPFVRPAFLEACASERGDDVTVHHVDCAHMVPFLEPELSASLIRSLL from the coding sequence GTGACAGCTCTCAACACGTATGTCTTCGGCGGCGGCTCGGCGGAGAGCACCCCGACGGTCCTCGCCATCCACGGCCTGACGGGCCACGGCCGCCGGTGGGAGCCGCTGGCACGGCATCTGAGCGGCGTCCGCATCGTCGCACCGGACCTCATCGGCCACGGGAGCTCGCCGTGGCGACCGCCGTGGAGCATCGAGCACCATGTGCGTGCGCTGTCGGCGGTTCTCGACGCCCATGTTCCCGACGGCCGGCCCGTCGTCGTGGGTCACTCGTTCGGCGGCGCACTCGCCCTGCATCTGGCGACGCATCGGCCCGACGCGGTCAAGGGTCTGGTCCTGCTGGACCCCGCGCAGGGCCTCGACCCCGAGTTCGCACTCCAGGTCGCCACCGACAGTCTCGACAACTGGGACTACGCGAATGCCGACGCGGCCCGCGCCGCGAAGCGCGCCGAGGGCTGGGCGGACGTTCCCGACGACATCCTGGAGGCCGAGCTCGCCGAGCACCTCATCCCCCGCCCGCACGGCCGGGTCGGCTGGCGGGTCAGCGCGCCCGCGGCCGCCGCGTCGTGGAGCGAGATGGCCAGGCCCGCAGTGCTTCCGCCGCCGGGCGTGCCGACGCACATCGTCGTCGCCGACCAGGTGCAGCCGCCGTTCGTGCGGCCCGCGTTCCTGGAGGCGTGCGCGAGCGAACGCGGTGACGACGTGACCGTGCACCACGTCGACTGCGCCCACATGGTGCCGTTCCTCGAACCCGAACTGTCCGCGTCGCTGATCCGCTCGCTGCTCTGA
- a CDS encoding ATP-dependent helicase encodes MSRKPGTQASRSALRARLVAAPEAADRPREWPPVITQVIDPAGSTPAGEEQQAWRPVRVHGGPGSGKTALIVDAAVARLLDPATDPDSVLVLASSRRAAVALREEITRRVLSANAAGRRVLGGALREPLVRTVHSYAFAILRLQASAHGNPPPRLITGSEQDVVLRELLAGDIEDGAEYWPAHLRPALGTDGFAQALRDLMMRAAERGVGPEELAALGREHKHPEWTAAARAYAQYEQNMLLRGAVGLETPGASAPAVDAAELIGSALSAFATDPELLSGERRRIRHLLVDDAQHLDPQAAQLIRLVGTGTTSTIIAADTDQSVFGFRGASPRFADELAEPGSERDIVLEHDFRSHPDLARLGRAIAARLPGARPHRYPQPVQAESDADAPRDAAAVRVYGSAAKEATAIADLLRRAHLFDGVPWSQMAVIVRSVSLALPPLRRAFRSVGVPVTTPASDLPLHRQRAVIALMLVLRVVAARRDDPATRGPATPEAELFTTEDTLTLLSGPVGAADPGAMRRLRRGIRRLDEKKDPTAQPDSLTSLTRAILDPELGGRYRRALTETEAAPLARVLDVVAAGQRAHDAGRGVEETLWASWQATGLERRWAASAVRGGPAGEQADRDLDAVMAMFESAANFADTLPAAGPAGFVHYLSQLQIPRDSRTATAAIESVTVLSAHAAVGREWEVVAVAGVQDGLWPSLRSRGGVLSTGALVDILDGMDAGAVDTVARGATALADERRLFLVACTRARSRLLVTAVEDGSGDASPSRFLTELADLVDDPDDEAPQAELRLDPGVDRVLSLPSLVATLRSVVMAGSTEPDDRTRAAARLLAELADSDIPGAHPRDWFGLAAPSTDAPLWTADNGPVVLSPSNVEALNRCSLRWVLERNGGRDGDGTPALTGSLVHTLVQAVAGQLDPAEVTAALRGIWDRVDTGAGWYSARELERAENMLGHFRDWLRISRADLDEVGVELPVDATIPGGPTGEPDSEDAPDVRLRGRVDRLETDSAGRPVVVDVKTSKTPITKADADEHAQMAAYQVALAHGGVPQFGDVPPGGARLVYVSTANRNSGAAERVQSPLTPEMLDEWIGVVRRAARASIGPVFSATPNAGCVHCNLTTSCPAKIPGKAVTDD; translated from the coding sequence ATGAGTCGGAAACCGGGCACCCAGGCGTCGCGCAGCGCCCTGCGCGCACGGCTCGTCGCGGCACCCGAGGCCGCGGACCGGCCCCGCGAGTGGCCGCCGGTGATCACGCAGGTCATCGACCCGGCCGGGAGCACGCCGGCCGGCGAGGAACAGCAGGCCTGGCGCCCGGTTCGCGTCCACGGCGGCCCGGGCAGCGGCAAGACGGCGCTGATCGTCGACGCCGCGGTAGCGCGCCTGCTCGACCCGGCCACCGACCCGGACTCGGTCCTCGTCCTCGCATCGAGCCGTCGTGCGGCGGTGGCGCTGCGCGAGGAGATCACCCGCCGCGTGCTCTCGGCGAATGCGGCCGGACGCCGCGTGCTGGGCGGCGCGCTCCGCGAACCGCTCGTCCGCACCGTGCACTCCTACGCCTTCGCGATCCTGCGCCTGCAGGCCAGTGCCCACGGCAATCCGCCCCCGCGGCTCATCACCGGGTCGGAGCAGGACGTCGTGCTCCGCGAGCTGCTCGCCGGCGACATCGAGGACGGGGCGGAGTACTGGCCGGCGCATCTGCGGCCCGCCCTGGGAACGGACGGCTTCGCGCAGGCCCTGCGCGACCTGATGATGCGTGCCGCCGAGCGCGGCGTCGGACCCGAGGAACTCGCGGCACTCGGCCGTGAACACAAACACCCGGAGTGGACGGCAGCCGCGCGCGCCTACGCGCAGTACGAGCAGAACATGCTCCTGCGCGGTGCGGTCGGCCTCGAGACACCCGGTGCGTCGGCGCCGGCCGTCGACGCCGCCGAGTTGATCGGCTCGGCTCTGTCGGCCTTTGCCACCGACCCGGAACTGCTGAGCGGTGAACGACGCCGCATCCGCCACCTGCTCGTCGACGACGCCCAGCACCTGGATCCCCAGGCCGCGCAACTCATCCGACTGGTCGGCACCGGCACCACGTCGACGATCATCGCGGCCGACACCGACCAGTCGGTCTTCGGTTTCCGCGGCGCCAGTCCGCGGTTCGCCGACGAACTCGCCGAACCGGGATCCGAGCGCGACATCGTCCTCGAACACGACTTCCGCTCCCATCCCGACCTCGCACGCCTGGGGCGGGCGATCGCCGCGCGTCTTCCCGGCGCCCGGCCGCACCGGTATCCGCAACCGGTGCAGGCGGAGTCCGATGCCGACGCGCCGCGCGACGCCGCAGCCGTTCGCGTCTACGGCTCGGCGGCCAAGGAGGCCACCGCGATCGCCGATCTGCTCCGCCGGGCGCACCTGTTCGACGGTGTCCCGTGGTCGCAGATGGCGGTGATCGTGCGGTCGGTGTCCCTGGCCCTGCCGCCGCTTCGCCGCGCGTTCCGCTCCGTCGGCGTCCCGGTGACCACGCCTGCGAGTGATCTGCCGCTGCACCGCCAGCGCGCGGTGATCGCCCTGATGCTGGTGCTGCGCGTGGTCGCCGCCCGCCGTGACGACCCGGCAACCCGTGGCCCGGCGACCCCGGAGGCCGAGCTGTTCACCACCGAGGACACGCTCACGCTGCTGTCGGGTCCGGTCGGCGCGGCCGACCCCGGGGCGATGCGACGACTGCGGCGTGGCATCCGGCGCCTCGACGAGAAGAAGGACCCGACCGCACAACCGGATTCGCTGACCTCGCTGACCCGCGCCATCCTGGACCCCGAGCTGGGCGGACGGTACCGGCGCGCCCTGACCGAGACCGAGGCGGCGCCGCTGGCCCGCGTGCTCGACGTCGTGGCTGCCGGGCAGCGGGCGCACGACGCCGGTCGCGGCGTCGAGGAGACGCTGTGGGCGTCCTGGCAGGCGACCGGTCTGGAACGTCGCTGGGCGGCGTCGGCGGTCCGGGGTGGTCCGGCCGGGGAGCAGGCCGATCGCGACCTCGACGCCGTGATGGCGATGTTCGAGTCGGCGGCCAACTTCGCCGACACCCTGCCCGCTGCCGGGCCGGCCGGATTCGTCCACTACCTCTCCCAGCTGCAGATCCCGCGTGACAGCCGAACCGCAACGGCGGCAATCGAATCGGTGACCGTGCTGTCCGCGCACGCCGCGGTGGGCCGCGAATGGGAGGTCGTCGCGGTGGCCGGTGTCCAGGATGGCCTGTGGCCGTCGCTGCGCAGCCGCGGCGGCGTGCTGTCCACCGGGGCGCTGGTCGACATCCTCGACGGCATGGACGCCGGCGCGGTCGACACCGTCGCCCGCGGTGCGACGGCACTCGCCGACGAGCGCCGGCTGTTCCTGGTCGCGTGCACGCGTGCGCGCAGCCGGCTGCTGGTCACCGCGGTGGAGGATGGCAGCGGTGACGCCTCGCCCTCCCGGTTCCTCACCGAACTCGCCGATCTCGTCGACGATCCCGACGACGAGGCGCCCCAGGCCGAACTCCGGCTCGACCCGGGTGTGGACCGCGTGCTGTCGCTGCCCTCGCTGGTCGCCACGCTGCGCTCGGTGGTGATGGCCGGCTCGACCGAACCCGATGACCGGACCCGGGCCGCGGCCCGCCTGCTCGCCGAACTCGCCGACTCCGACATCCCGGGTGCCCACCCGCGCGACTGGTTCGGGCTGGCCGCCCCCAGCACCGACGCGCCGCTGTGGACGGCGGACAACGGGCCCGTCGTGCTCTCGCCGTCGAATGTCGAGGCGCTGAACCGGTGCTCGCTGCGCTGGGTACTCGAACGCAACGGCGGCCGCGACGGGGACGGAACACCTGCGCTCACCGGAAGCCTGGTGCACACACTCGTGCAGGCCGTTGCGGGACAGCTGGATCCGGCCGAGGTGACCGCGGCGCTGCGGGGGATCTGGGACCGGGTCGACACCGGCGCCGGGTGGTATTCGGCCCGGGAACTCGAACGCGCAGAGAACATGCTCGGCCACTTCCGCGACTGGCTGCGCATCTCGCGTGCCGACCTCGACGAGGTGGGCGTCGAATTGCCGGTCGACGCAACCATTCCCGGTGGTCCCACCGGCGAACCCGACTCCGAGGATGCACCCGACGTGCGTCTGCGCGGCCGGGTCGACCGTCTCGAGACGGATTCGGCGGGCCGGCCGGTGGTGGTTGACGTCAAGACGTCGAAGACCCCCATCACCAAGGCCGACGCCGACGAACACGCCCAGATGGCGGCCTACCAGGTCGCGCTGGCACATGGGGGAGTCCCGCAGTTCGGCGATGTCCCGCCGGGTGGCGCCCGACTGGTGTACGTGTCCACCGCGAACCGCAATTCCGGTGCGGCCGAACGTGTCCAGTCACCGCTGACGCCGGAGATGCTCGACGAGTGGATCGGTGTGGTGCGCCGGGCGGCCCGGGCCAGCATCGGCCCGGTCTTCTCCGCGACACCGAACGCTGGATGCGTGCACTGCAATCTCACCACCAGTTGTCCCGCCAAGATCCCCGGAAAGGCGGTGACCGATGACTAG
- a CDS encoding ATP-dependent helicase gives MTSGTQTDGLATGRAMIGAKSLAAALGLPDPTPEQVAVIEAPVEPMLVVAGAGAGKTETMASRVVWLVANQIVAPDEILGLTFTRKAASELGARIRRRLSMLSGAPALRTWDPDGSLAARLRGADPEVSTYHAYAGRLIADYGLLLPVEPSSMLLTETELWQLAFSLVSSWPGELNTRKVPASVTESVLKLYGELSEHLVDVEDLAKAGSRLYELIDTLPKGPKQRDKPTQALLKVQEVIDERRELIPMVIALGETMRAQSALDFGSQMSLAARLVVSNPEVVAAERKAFRAVLLDEYQDTGHSQRVLLSTLFGGHDPSGGSVAVTAVGDPIQSIYGWRGASAANLPRFARDFPRPDGTPAERRELLTSWRNAAQGLRLANQISEELRRRGIPVSILRPRPDAPHGTATIALTETVIDERNWIADEIETRYRAAESAGETPPTTAILVRRNEDSAPLAAELESRGIPTEVVGIGGLLHVPEIEDIVATLRVMADPMAGTAVMRLLTGARWRLGAKDLAALWRRATTLAAESFAEAGGVVTSREELDAALDAVLPTEIVDRAGIADAVVDPGDPGDYSLEGYARIRAFGAQLESLRRRIGQPLPELVADVENTIGVGVEAQIRARRMRGAITGREHLDAFADYVSHYADRPGANLPGLLAFLDAAESIEKGLEPGKIEVAEQRVQILTVHAAKGLEWDVVAIPHLAKGIFPSAKADTTWLGSARELPADLRGDLAIPAESADGAAEGFPLLKIDTVGDRKQLEDALSDHKAAIGERRLEEDRRLLYVALTRARHDLLISAHHWSETGDKPRGGSDFFDELMVAVDEAITDPAVDSTGLSIAVRTPPPAEETTNPLAERVVAQPWPRDPLAGRRDSVQAAADLVLEAIADREAPALFEAPAASADPKTLPVPPDPEDEVAAWEAEVSALLAEHHQANQALVEVTLPTHLSVSQLVELDADEAEFARRLRRPTPFRPNPMARRGTAFHAWVERWFGATRLLDIDELPGAADATASPDADLDALRDAFLASRWANRSPTEVEVPFETVIGGIVVRGRIDAVFAEKDGAWTVVDWKTGVVPEPAKRESLFIQLAAYRIAWAQLAGVPVEKVRAAFHYVRDGHTLEADDLPDEATLAAKLAK, from the coding sequence ATGACTAGCGGAACCCAGACCGATGGACTCGCGACCGGCCGGGCGATGATCGGCGCGAAGTCGCTGGCCGCGGCGCTCGGCCTGCCCGATCCGACACCGGAACAGGTTGCGGTGATCGAGGCGCCGGTCGAACCGATGCTCGTCGTCGCCGGTGCCGGGGCGGGCAAGACCGAGACGATGGCGTCGCGCGTGGTGTGGCTCGTCGCCAACCAGATCGTGGCGCCCGACGAGATCCTGGGCCTCACCTTCACCCGCAAGGCCGCCAGCGAACTCGGTGCACGCATCCGCCGTCGCCTGTCGATGCTGTCCGGTGCACCGGCACTGCGGACGTGGGATCCCGACGGCTCGCTGGCCGCACGCCTGCGCGGCGCCGACCCGGAGGTCAGCACCTATCACGCCTACGCGGGTCGGCTCATCGCCGACTACGGCCTGCTGCTGCCCGTCGAACCGTCGTCGATGCTGCTCACCGAGACCGAACTCTGGCAGCTGGCGTTCTCGCTCGTGTCGTCGTGGCCGGGGGAGCTCAACACCAGGAAGGTTCCCGCCAGCGTCACCGAATCCGTCCTCAAGCTGTACGGGGAGCTGTCGGAGCACCTCGTCGACGTCGAGGACCTCGCGAAGGCCGGTTCGCGGTTGTACGAGCTCATCGACACCCTGCCGAAGGGTCCGAAGCAACGCGACAAGCCGACACAGGCGCTGCTGAAGGTCCAGGAGGTCATCGACGAGCGTCGCGAACTGATCCCGATGGTCATCGCGCTCGGCGAGACGATGCGGGCGCAGTCCGCGTTGGACTTCGGCAGCCAGATGTCGCTCGCCGCACGGCTCGTCGTGTCGAATCCCGAGGTCGTGGCGGCCGAGCGCAAGGCGTTCCGCGCGGTCCTCCTCGACGAATACCAGGACACCGGGCACTCGCAGCGCGTGTTGCTCTCGACGCTGTTCGGCGGCCACGATCCGTCCGGCGGGTCCGTGGCGGTCACCGCGGTCGGCGACCCGATCCAGTCCATCTACGGGTGGCGAGGTGCGTCCGCGGCGAACCTGCCGCGTTTCGCCCGGGACTTCCCGCGCCCGGACGGCACTCCCGCCGAACGCCGCGAACTCCTCACCAGCTGGCGCAATGCGGCGCAGGGCCTCCGCCTGGCCAACCAGATCTCCGAAGAGCTACGGCGGCGCGGTATCCCGGTCAGCATCCTGCGGCCGCGGCCCGACGCCCCGCACGGCACCGCGACCATCGCCCTCACCGAAACCGTGATCGACGAACGGAACTGGATAGCCGACGAGATCGAGACGCGCTACCGTGCGGCCGAGTCCGCCGGCGAGACGCCCCCGACCACCGCGATCCTGGTGCGGCGCAACGAGGATTCGGCGCCGCTGGCCGCCGAACTGGAGAGCCGCGGCATCCCCACCGAGGTCGTCGGCATCGGCGGACTGCTGCACGTCCCGGAGATCGAGGACATCGTCGCGACCCTGCGCGTGATGGCCGACCCGATGGCGGGCACCGCGGTCATGCGGCTCCTCACCGGTGCCCGCTGGCGACTCGGGGCCAAAGATCTTGCCGCGCTGTGGCGTCGGGCCACGACCCTCGCCGCGGAGAGCTTCGCCGAGGCGGGCGGCGTCGTCACCAGCCGGGAGGAACTCGACGCGGCGCTCGACGCGGTGCTGCCCACCGAGATCGTCGACCGCGCCGGAATCGCGGATGCCGTCGTCGATCCGGGCGATCCGGGCGACTACAGCCTCGAGGGATACGCCCGGATCCGGGCGTTCGGCGCGCAACTGGAATCCCTCCGGCGCCGCATCGGACAGCCACTGCCCGAGCTCGTCGCCGACGTGGAGAACACCATCGGCGTGGGTGTGGAGGCCCAGATCCGTGCCCGGCGCATGCGCGGCGCGATCACCGGCCGCGAGCATCTCGACGCGTTCGCCGACTACGTGAGTCACTATGCGGATCGTCCCGGCGCGAATCTGCCCGGGCTGCTGGCATTCCTCGACGCCGCCGAATCCATCGAGAAGGGGCTCGAGCCCGGCAAGATCGAGGTCGCCGAACAGCGTGTGCAGATCCTCACCGTGCATGCGGCGAAGGGCTTGGAATGGGATGTCGTCGCCATCCCGCACCTGGCCAAGGGCATCTTCCCGAGCGCCAAGGCCGACACCACCTGGCTCGGCAGCGCGCGTGAACTGCCCGCCGACCTGCGTGGCGACCTCGCGATCCCGGCCGAGTCGGCCGACGGTGCGGCCGAGGGCTTCCCGCTGCTGAAGATCGACACCGTCGGGGACCGCAAACAGCTCGAGGACGCCCTGTCCGACCACAAGGCGGCGATCGGCGAACGCCGTCTCGAGGAAGACCGCCGACTCCTGTACGTCGCCCTCACCCGCGCCCGGCACGACCTGCTGATCTCGGCCCACCACTGGTCGGAGACCGGCGACAAGCCGCGCGGCGGTTCGGATTTCTTCGACGAGCTGATGGTCGCCGTCGACGAGGCCATCACCGACCCCGCCGTCGACTCGACCGGCCTGTCCATCGCGGTGCGCACCCCGCCGCCCGCCGAGGAGACGACCAATCCGCTGGCCGAACGTGTTGTCGCACAGCCGTGGCCGCGCGACCCGCTCGCCGGTCGACGCGACTCGGTGCAGGCGGCCGCCGACCTGGTTCTCGAGGCCATCGCGGACCGCGAGGCGCCCGCACTGTTCGAGGCCCCGGCCGCCTCGGCCGATCCGAAGACCCTTCCGGTGCCGCCGGATCCCGAGGACGAGGTCGCGGCCTGGGAGGCAGAGGTCTCGGCGCTCCTCGCCGAACACCATCAGGCGAACCAGGCGCTCGTCGAGGTGACGCTGCCGACGCACCTGTCGGTCAGCCAACTCGTCGAACTCGACGCCGACGAGGCCGAGTTCGCTCGCCGGCTGCGGCGTCCGACGCCGTTCCGGCCGAACCCGATGGCCCGGCGCGGCACCGCATTCCACGCCTGGGTGGAGCGTTGGTTCGGCGCCACCCGGCTCCTCGACATCGACGAACTGCCCGGTGCCGCCGATGCCACGGCCAGCCCCGACGCCGACCTCGACGCGTTGCGCGACGCCTTCCTGGCCTCACGGTGGGCCAATCGCAGTCCGACCGAGGTGGAGGTGCCTTTCGAGACCGTCATCGGCGGCATCGTCGTGCGCGGCCGGATCGACGCGGTGTTCGCCGAGAAGGACGGCGCGTGGACCGTCGTGGACTGGAAGACCGGCGTCGTACCCGAACCGGCGAAACGGGAGTCGCTGTTCATCCAGCTCGCCGCCTACCGGATCGCCTGGGCGCAGCTCGCCGGTGTCCCGGTCGAGAAGGTGCGCGCGGCATTCCACTATGTGCGTGACGGACACACCCTCGAGGCCGACGACCTGCCCGACGAGGCGACCCTGGCCGCCAAGCTCGCCAAATGA
- a CDS encoding potassium channel family protein, which translates to MPVRSRFRGRFGSTELANRPDHALVGVVRIPEMQQSPSRAIGRRVLWATLALLFTSVVVWLDRDGYRDAQNSELSYLDALYYSAVTLSTTGYGDITPISPFARFINLVLITPLRVLFLIVLIGTTLEVLTERSRQALKIQRWRNTVRNHTVVIGYGTKGRTAVDAMRGDGIKPSEIVVVDSDPTVLEAAASNGLVTVRGDATKSDVLRLAGVAHATSIVVATSRDDTAVLATLTAREINPRAKIVASIRESENTHLMRQSGANSVVVSSETAGRLLGIATMTPSVVEVIEDLLTPDAGYAIAEREVDPTETGGSPAHTRDIVLGVVRNGVLHRVDDSEVEQIEVGDRLLYVRKSPGDD; encoded by the coding sequence GTGCCAGTGCGTAGCCGCTTCCGCGGCCGCTTCGGCTCCACCGAGCTGGCCAACCGGCCCGACCATGCCCTGGTCGGTGTCGTCCGGATCCCCGAGATGCAGCAGAGTCCCAGTCGGGCGATCGGCAGGCGTGTCCTGTGGGCGACCCTGGCGCTCCTGTTCACCTCGGTCGTCGTCTGGCTCGACCGCGACGGCTATCGCGACGCGCAGAACAGTGAACTGTCCTACCTCGACGCCCTGTACTACTCGGCGGTGACGTTGTCCACCACGGGATACGGCGACATCACCCCGATCAGCCCGTTCGCCCGTTTCATCAACCTCGTACTCATCACGCCGCTACGTGTGCTGTTCCTGATCGTCCTGATCGGCACCACGCTCGAGGTGCTCACCGAGCGGTCCCGGCAGGCGCTCAAGATCCAGCGTTGGAGGAATACCGTGCGCAATCACACCGTGGTCATCGGTTACGGCACCAAGGGCCGCACCGCGGTCGACGCCATGCGCGGCGACGGCATCAAGCCCTCCGAGATCGTGGTCGTCGACTCCGACCCGACCGTCCTCGAGGCCGCCGCCTCCAACGGCCTGGTCACCGTCCGCGGCGACGCGACCAAGTCCGACGTCCTGCGCCTGGCCGGCGTGGCGCACGCGACGAGCATCGTCGTGGCAACCAGTCGCGACGACACCGCGGTCCTCGCGACGCTCACCGCACGCGAGATCAACCCCCGGGCGAAGATCGTGGCGTCGATCCGGGAATCGGAGAACACCCACCTGATGCGTCAGTCGGGCGCGAACTCGGTGGTCGTCTCGTCGGAGACGGCCGGCCGCCTGCTCGGCATCGCGACGATGACCCCGTCGGTCGTCGAGGTCATCGAGGATCTCCTCACGCCCGACGCCGGTTACGCCATCGCCGAACGCGAGGTCGATCCGACGGAGACCGGCGGCTCGCCCGCCCACACCCGCGACATCGTGCTCGGTGTCGTCCGCAACGGGGTCCTGCACCGCGTCGACGACAGCGAGGTCGAGCAGATCGAGGTCGGCGACCGGCTGCTCTACGTCCGCAAGAGCCCCGGCGACGACTAG
- the nudC gene encoding NAD(+) diphosphatase, giving the protein MHFELVQQPLLSRATFHRADEIRDDAERMLAGWPEAMVLLIDSSGRYPVGDSGALHWVPAVAVAEAPPADAVILGIVDGIDRWARRVDHIDGPIDDARRGAIHLTPDEAGLLVTALGILNWHETARHSPVDGTATQPARGGWVRRSVESGRDEFPRTDPAIITVVHDGADRILLGRQAVWPDGWYSTLAGFVEPGESLEQCVLREVHEEVGIVVREPRYLGSQPWPFPRSLMLGFAAIGDPADELAFLDGEIGDAQWFHRDEVREALSRDGWTRADAGPAGDAPRLQLPGSISIARTLIESWAAG; this is encoded by the coding sequence GTGCACTTCGAACTGGTCCAGCAGCCGCTGCTGTCACGCGCGACCTTCCACCGCGCCGACGAGATCCGCGACGACGCCGAGCGGATGCTGGCCGGATGGCCGGAGGCGATGGTGCTGCTGATCGACTCCAGCGGCCGCTATCCGGTCGGGGATTCCGGTGCGCTGCACTGGGTCCCGGCGGTGGCCGTCGCCGAGGCGCCGCCGGCCGACGCGGTGATCCTGGGGATAGTGGACGGCATCGATCGGTGGGCGCGCCGGGTCGATCACATCGACGGACCCATCGACGACGCGCGGCGCGGTGCGATACATCTGACGCCGGACGAGGCGGGCCTTCTGGTCACGGCCCTGGGAATCCTGAATTGGCATGAGACGGCGCGGCATTCGCCGGTCGACGGGACCGCGACGCAGCCGGCGCGCGGCGGGTGGGTGCGCCGCAGCGTCGAGTCCGGCCGCGATGAGTTCCCGCGCACCGACCCCGCGATCATCACCGTCGTACACGACGGTGCCGACCGGATTCTGCTGGGGCGCCAGGCCGTCTGGCCCGACGGCTGGTACTCGACCCTCGCCGGTTTCGTCGAACCGGGGGAATCCCTCGAACAGTGCGTGCTGCGCGAAGTCCACGAAGAAGTCGGCATCGTGGTGCGTGAGCCGCGCTATCTGGGCAGTCAGCCGTGGCCGTTCCCGCGGTCGCTGATGCTCGGCTTCGCCGCGATCGGTGACCCTGCCGACGAACTGGCTTTCCTCGACGGCGAGATCGGCGACGCCCAGTGGTTCCACCGTGACGAGGTGCGCGAAGCGTTGTCGCGGGACGGGTGGACACGCGCCGATGCCGGTCCGGCCGGGGACGCGCCCCGCCTGCAACTGCCCGGCTCGATCTCGATCGCACGCACCCTGATCGAGTCGTGGGCGGCAGGATAG
- a CDS encoding mycoredoxin, with translation MSNVIDDEAGARTSDTGELTMYTTSWCGYCARLKTGLKASGIPWQEIDIELNPDAAEFVGSVNGGNHVVPTVLYADGTTATNPSIADVKKKLGV, from the coding sequence ATGAGCAACGTGATCGACGACGAGGCCGGCGCCCGCACCTCCGACACCGGCGAACTGACCATGTACACCACCTCGTGGTGCGGCTACTGCGCCCGCCTGAAGACGGGCCTGAAGGCCAGCGGGATCCCGTGGCAGGAGATCGACATCGAGCTGAACCCCGACGCCGCCGAGTTCGTCGGCAGCGTCAACGGGGGCAATCACGTCGTCCCCACCGTGCTCTACGCCGACGGCACGACCGCGACCAATCCCTCGATCGCCGACGTCAAGAAGAAGCTGGGCGTCTGA